A genome region from Leifsonia sp. Root112D2 includes the following:
- the fbaA gene encoding class II fructose-bisphosphate aldolase, protein MPVATPDQYAEMLDKAKSRGFAYPAFNVSSSQTINSVLQGLSEAGSDGIIQVTTGGADYFAGQTVKARATGAIAFAKFVTEVAKNYPVTVALHTDHCPKPALEDFVLPLIAASEEEVKAGRNPIFQSHMWDGSAVPLVENLEIAQEMLKRTRAINAILEVEIGVVGGEEDGVQHEGTNDALYTTVGDVTKAVEALGLGDNGRYMAALTFGNVHGVYKPGNVKLRPELLGEIQAGIAEKFGDGPKPLDLVFHGGSGSTAEEITEAVSNGVIKMNIDTDTQYAFTRTIADYMLKNYDGVFKIDGEVGNKKVYDPRAWGKVAETGMAQRVIEATQQLGSAGHSGN, encoded by the coding sequence ATGCCCGTCGCAACACCCGACCAGTACGCGGAAATGCTGGATAAGGCCAAGAGCAGGGGCTTCGCTTACCCCGCATTCAATGTGTCGTCGTCGCAGACGATCAACTCGGTTCTGCAGGGGCTGAGCGAGGCCGGAAGCGATGGAATCATCCAGGTGACCACCGGTGGTGCCGATTACTTCGCCGGCCAGACCGTGAAGGCACGCGCCACCGGCGCCATCGCCTTCGCGAAGTTCGTGACAGAGGTCGCCAAGAACTACCCGGTCACCGTTGCGCTGCACACCGACCACTGCCCCAAGCCCGCACTCGAAGACTTCGTGCTGCCGCTTATCGCGGCCAGCGAGGAAGAGGTGAAGGCCGGTCGCAACCCGATCTTCCAGTCCCACATGTGGGACGGATCCGCGGTTCCTCTCGTCGAAAACCTCGAAATCGCGCAGGAAATGCTGAAGCGCACCCGGGCAATCAACGCCATTCTCGAGGTCGAGATCGGTGTGGTCGGCGGCGAGGAGGACGGTGTCCAGCACGAGGGTACCAACGACGCGCTCTACACGACGGTCGGCGATGTCACGAAGGCCGTCGAGGCCCTCGGGCTGGGCGACAACGGTCGCTACATGGCCGCCCTCACCTTCGGCAATGTGCACGGCGTGTACAAGCCGGGCAACGTCAAGCTGCGCCCCGAGCTGCTTGGGGAGATCCAGGCCGGCATCGCCGAGAAGTTCGGCGACGGTCCGAAGCCGCTCGACCTCGTCTTCCACGGCGGATCGGGCTCGACCGCCGAGGAGATCACCGAGGCTGTCTCCAACGGCGTCATCAAGATGAACATCGACACCGACACGCAGTACGCCTTCACCCGCACCATCGCCGACTACATGCTGAAGAACTACGACGGCGTGTTCAAGATCGACGGCGAGGTCGGCAACAAGAAGG
- the glpX gene encoding class II fructose-bisphosphatase: MELVRATEAAAIRSAPWIGRGDKNAADGAAVDAMRAFLGTVNFDGVIVIGEGEKDHAPMLFNGEHVGNGRGPACDIAVDPIDGTSLTAAGRQNALSVIAVSDQGSMYDPSAVFYMNKIVCGPEGIGVVDIRKPIAENIRALAKAKGKDIGDIRVAVLDRPRHVGLIDEIHAAGAGTRLLLDGDVAGGINAARYDSYIDMCVGVGGTPEGIITACAVKALGGLIQGQLLPKDDDEKQRAIDAGHDLTRVLDGNDLVKGDNTYFVATGVTNGELVRGVQRKGPILRTESVVLRSKSGTIRRVEADHLVEKWQ, from the coding sequence ATGGAACTAGTGCGGGCGACGGAGGCGGCGGCCATCCGTTCGGCACCGTGGATCGGCCGTGGCGACAAGAATGCGGCCGACGGCGCGGCAGTGGATGCGATGCGCGCGTTCCTGGGAACGGTCAACTTCGACGGCGTGATTGTGATCGGCGAGGGCGAGAAAGATCACGCGCCCATGCTCTTCAACGGCGAGCATGTCGGCAACGGTCGCGGTCCGGCCTGTGACATCGCGGTGGACCCCATCGACGGAACCTCGCTGACCGCCGCCGGGCGGCAGAACGCACTGTCGGTCATCGCGGTCTCCGACCAGGGCAGCATGTACGACCCGTCCGCCGTGTTCTACATGAACAAAATCGTGTGCGGACCGGAGGGCATCGGGGTCGTCGACATTCGCAAGCCGATCGCCGAGAACATCCGGGCGCTGGCCAAGGCGAAGGGCAAAGACATCGGCGACATTCGCGTGGCGGTGCTGGACCGGCCCCGGCATGTCGGCCTGATCGACGAGATTCACGCGGCGGGGGCAGGCACGCGCCTGCTGCTCGACGGAGACGTGGCCGGCGGCATCAACGCGGCCCGCTACGACTCATACATCGACATGTGTGTCGGGGTGGGCGGAACGCCGGAAGGCATCATCACGGCGTGTGCGGTGAAGGCGCTCGGCGGCCTCATTCAGGGCCAGTTGCTGCCGAAGGACGACGACGAGAAGCAGCGGGCGATCGACGCCGGTCATGATCTGACTCGCGTGCTCGACGGCAACGATCTGGTGAAGGGCGACAACACCTATTTCGTCGCGACCGGCGTCACCAACGGTGAACTGGTACGCGGTGTGCAGCGCAAGGGGCCGATCCTCCGCACCGAGTCGGTGGTGCTGCGTTCCAAGTCGGGCACCATTCGCCGGGTCGAGGCCGACCACCTCGTGGAGAAGTGGCAGTAG
- the rmuC gene encoding DNA recombination protein RmuC has translation MEALLLIIGLVAGAAIGALVTAIVLARRRAGSASALENPAVVEARHAAALAEVRAEEAGIRSQLNAELAGVIATADALKEQIRGQQEQYRELTERQRAEQAERAERERAESKVLQALAPVRESLQNMQSKVTELETQRSQQHGELTQQLRSATESEERLRSTAETLAAALRSNSTRGVWGETQLRSVVEAAGLIERVDFDVQSSITSDAGAGRPDMVVHLPAGKSIAVDAKVPFNAFLEASQIPATATGAEGAQREVYLKQHVKAVRDHITTLGSKAYWQGLDASPELVIAFIPSESLVSSAMEADPSIMEFAFGKRVALASPVTLWSVLKTVAFSWQQDVLTQDAKILFDLSRELYSRIATTAAHVDKLGRSIKGTVNDYNKFVGSLERQVLPSARKLNALDESKVIGPLEGIEETPRELTAFELVGELDALDAADAPPASADARD, from the coding sequence ATGGAAGCACTCCTCCTCATCATCGGTCTCGTCGCCGGGGCCGCCATCGGTGCGCTCGTGACAGCGATAGTGCTCGCACGTCGGCGTGCGGGCAGCGCCTCAGCCTTGGAGAATCCTGCGGTCGTGGAGGCCAGACACGCCGCCGCGCTGGCCGAGGTGCGTGCCGAGGAGGCGGGCATCCGTTCCCAGCTGAACGCAGAGCTTGCCGGCGTGATCGCCACGGCAGATGCGCTCAAAGAGCAGATTCGGGGCCAGCAGGAGCAATACCGCGAGCTCACCGAGCGCCAACGCGCCGAGCAGGCCGAGCGCGCCGAACGCGAACGCGCCGAGAGCAAGGTGCTTCAGGCGCTCGCGCCGGTACGCGAGTCTCTACAGAACATGCAGAGCAAGGTCACCGAGTTGGAGACCCAGCGCAGCCAGCAGCACGGAGAACTGACCCAGCAATTGCGCAGTGCCACGGAATCGGAAGAGCGACTGCGCAGCACAGCAGAGACCCTCGCGGCCGCGCTGCGATCGAACAGCACGCGCGGAGTGTGGGGCGAAACGCAGCTGCGCAGCGTCGTGGAGGCCGCCGGCCTCATCGAGCGGGTCGACTTCGACGTGCAGTCGAGTATCACCTCGGATGCCGGCGCCGGCCGCCCCGACATGGTGGTGCACCTGCCCGCAGGCAAGAGCATCGCGGTCGATGCAAAGGTGCCGTTCAACGCCTTTCTGGAGGCCAGCCAGATTCCGGCGACGGCGACCGGTGCCGAGGGCGCCCAGCGCGAGGTCTATCTCAAGCAGCACGTCAAGGCCGTGCGCGACCACATCACCACGCTCGGCAGCAAGGCGTATTGGCAGGGGTTGGATGCCTCCCCCGAGCTGGTCATCGCCTTCATTCCCAGCGAGTCGCTCGTCTCCTCCGCGATGGAGGCCGATCCGTCGATCATGGAGTTCGCCTTTGGCAAGCGGGTCGCGCTCGCCTCACCCGTGACACTCTGGTCGGTGCTGAAGACCGTCGCCTTCAGCTGGCAGCAGGATGTGCTCACCCAGGACGCCAAAATCCTGTTCGACCTGAGCCGCGAGCTCTACTCGCGCATCGCCACCACCGCCGCGCACGTCGACAAGCTCGGCCGTTCCATCAAGGGAACCGTCAACGACTACAACAAATTCGTCGGCTCGCTGGAGCGCCAGGTGCTGCCGTCGGCGCGCAAACTCAACGCCCTCGACGAGTCCAAGGTGATTGGCCCGCTCGAGGGCATCGAGGAGACGCCGCGCGAGCTGACCGCGTTCGAACTCGTGGGCGAACTCGATGCGCTCGACGCGGCCGATGCGCCTCCCGCTTCGGCAGACGCGCGCGATTAA
- a CDS encoding exonuclease domain-containing protein: MPLDFTAIDFETANSSSASACSVGLVKVRDGRVVDSAYWLIQPPAGHDEFVEWNTRIHGIRAADVAGALSWQAQLPDLVAFADGDALVAHNAGFDTGVIRGGCTATGLACPDFDYLCSLQVARKTYNLESYRLPVAAMAAGFEDFQHHNALADSEACAAIIVHAAKRYGAGTVTELAAAASVKLGHIGAERITGSAA; encoded by the coding sequence GTGCCATTGGATTTCACCGCCATCGACTTCGAGACCGCCAACTCCAGCAGTGCCTCCGCCTGCTCGGTCGGGCTGGTGAAGGTGCGCGACGGCCGCGTCGTCGACAGCGCATACTGGCTCATCCAGCCGCCCGCCGGTCACGACGAGTTCGTGGAGTGGAACACACGCATCCACGGCATCAGGGCTGCGGATGTCGCGGGCGCGCTCAGCTGGCAGGCCCAGCTTCCCGATCTGGTCGCCTTCGCCGACGGCGACGCCCTGGTCGCCCACAACGCGGGCTTCGACACCGGCGTGATCCGCGGCGGCTGCACGGCCACCGGCCTCGCCTGCCCCGACTTCGACTATCTGTGCAGCCTGCAGGTAGCTCGCAAAACCTACAACCTGGAGTCGTATCGGCTGCCGGTGGCAGCGATGGCCGCCGGTTTCGAGGATTTTCAGCACCACAACGCACTCGCCGATTCCGAGGCGTGCGCGGCCATCATCGTGCACGCGGCGAAGCGCTATGGTGCCGGCACGGTCACCGAGCTCGCCGCGGCAGCATCCGTGAAGCTGGGGCACATCGGGGCCGAGCGCATCACCGGTTCCGCCGCCTGA
- a CDS encoding VOC family protein, whose protein sequence is MFLGLRTVIYPAPDLDAAKKWWSELLGIEPYFDEPFFVGFSPGGYELGLDPNADPAAGPRTYWGVRNIEEASSKLIVLGSTPDEIVSEVGDGIKIGTFRSPSGDIVGVIENPVFELAPVEASGEGTGL, encoded by the coding sequence ATGTTCCTTGGTCTCAGAACAGTCATCTACCCGGCGCCCGACCTCGACGCCGCCAAGAAATGGTGGAGCGAACTGCTCGGAATCGAGCCCTATTTCGACGAACCCTTCTTCGTGGGTTTCAGCCCGGGCGGCTATGAGCTCGGACTCGACCCGAACGCCGATCCCGCCGCGGGACCGCGCACGTACTGGGGCGTGCGCAACATCGAAGAGGCGTCGTCGAAGCTCATCGTGCTCGGCAGCACGCCCGATGAGATCGTGTCGGAGGTCGGTGACGGCATCAAGATCGGCACCTTTCGTAGCCCGTCCGGCGACATCGTGGGTGTGATCGAGAATCCGGTCTTCGAGCTCGCGCCGGTCGAGGCATCCGGTGAGGGCACCGGGCTCTGA
- the ychF gene encoding redox-regulated ATPase YchF — translation MALTIAIVGLPNVGKSTLFNALTKNSVLAANYPFATIEPNVGVVNLPDERLAVLAGIFGSERILPAPVSFVDIAGIVKGASEGEGLGNKFLANIREADAIAQVIRGFSDADVVHVDGAVNPASDMETINTELILADLQTLSKAVERYEKEVKTKRAEPIVLETAKAATAWLNDGKPLSSNAKLDLEPIRELGLLTAKPFIYVFNVDEEILGDAAKLDELAALVAPAKAVFLDAKLESELIELDAEDAAELLASTGQEESGLDQLARIGFATLGLQTYLTAGPKETRAWTIHQGWKAPQAAGVIHTDFEKGFIKAEVISFDDLVETGSIHEARAHGKARIEGKDYVMQDGDVVEFRFNV, via the coding sequence GTGGCTCTCACTATCGCAATCGTCGGACTCCCCAATGTGGGCAAGTCCACCCTCTTCAACGCCCTCACCAAGAACTCGGTGCTCGCCGCGAACTACCCGTTCGCCACGATCGAGCCGAACGTGGGGGTCGTGAACCTGCCCGATGAGCGGCTCGCTGTGCTCGCCGGCATCTTCGGCAGCGAGCGTATTCTGCCCGCCCCGGTGTCGTTCGTCGACATCGCCGGCATCGTCAAGGGTGCCAGCGAGGGGGAGGGGCTCGGCAATAAGTTCCTCGCGAACATTCGTGAAGCGGATGCGATAGCGCAGGTCATCCGTGGATTCAGCGATGCGGATGTCGTGCACGTCGACGGCGCCGTGAACCCGGCATCCGACATGGAGACCATCAACACCGAGCTCATCCTTGCTGACCTGCAGACGCTCTCGAAGGCCGTGGAGCGGTATGAGAAAGAGGTCAAGACCAAGCGCGCCGAGCCGATCGTGCTCGAGACCGCGAAGGCGGCGACGGCGTGGCTCAACGACGGCAAGCCGCTGAGTTCGAACGCGAAGCTCGACCTCGAGCCGATCCGTGAGCTGGGGCTGCTGACGGCCAAGCCGTTCATCTACGTGTTCAACGTGGACGAGGAGATACTCGGCGACGCGGCGAAGCTCGACGAGCTGGCCGCGCTGGTTGCCCCGGCGAAGGCCGTTTTTCTCGACGCGAAGCTCGAGAGCGAGCTCATCGAACTGGATGCCGAGGACGCGGCGGAACTGCTCGCATCCACCGGCCAGGAGGAGAGCGGGCTCGACCAGCTTGCCCGCATCGGCTTCGCCACGCTCGGCCTGCAGACCTACCTCACCGCCGGGCCGAAAGAGACGCGCGCCTGGACGATCCACCAGGGCTGGAAGGCCCCGCAGGCCGCCGGCGTGATCCACACCGACTTCGAGAAGGGCTTCATCAAGGCCGAGGTCATCTCCTTCGACGACCTCGTCGAGACCGGCTCGATTCACGAGGCGCGTGCCCACGGCAAAGCCCGCATCGAGGGCAAGGACTACGTCATGCAAGACGGCGACGTGGTGGAGTTCCGCTTCAACGTCTGA
- a CDS encoding helix-turn-helix domain-containing protein → MVNPVRALREAAGLSQAELARRSGVAQPNVAAYEAGRRSVSAEMLDRLRTAARPLPHDALAARSADLVRLAGRYGFDNVRVFGSAARRTDGPGSDLDILVTRSPGTGLLTIAAFAAEASELLGVEVDVVTDGGLHADHEILATAVAV, encoded by the coding sequence ATGGTGAATCCAGTTCGAGCGCTTCGCGAGGCTGCCGGTCTGAGCCAGGCAGAGCTTGCGCGACGGTCAGGGGTTGCTCAGCCCAATGTTGCCGCCTACGAGGCTGGGCGGCGCAGCGTCTCGGCCGAGATGCTCGATCGCCTGCGGACGGCCGCGCGACCACTGCCTCATGATGCGCTCGCTGCGCGCAGTGCCGACCTTGTCAGACTTGCGGGCCGGTATGGCTTCGACAATGTCCGAGTCTTCGGCTCCGCGGCTCGCCGCACAGACGGTCCTGGCAGCGATCTGGACATCCTGGTCACCCGGTCGCCCGGCACCGGGTTGCTCACGATCGCGGCGTTCGCTGCGGAAGCGAGCGAGCTACTCGGTGTCGAGGTCGATGTGGTGACCGACGGCGGTCTGCATGCCGATCATGAGATTTTGGCGACGGCTGTCGCGGTATGA
- a CDS encoding HepT-like ribonuclease domain-containing protein produces MARGDEWHLGDPDNVPGLAAESLIIKIGENVARLSNATTDRHPEVPWSLIKRMRDRLAHHYEGTDYGAVWDTMIVDLPTISRYIQSLSAR; encoded by the coding sequence GTGGCACGCGGTGATGAGTGGCACCTCGGGGACCCCGACAACGTGCCGGGTCTGGCGGCAGAGTCACTGATCATCAAGATCGGCGAGAATGTGGCTCGTCTGAGCAACGCCACGACCGACCGGCACCCCGAAGTGCCATGGTCGTTGATCAAGCGGATGCGGGACCGTTTGGCGCACCACTACGAGGGCACCGACTACGGAGCGGTCTGGGACACGATGATCGTCGACCTGCCGACGATCAGCAGATACATCCAGTCGCTCTCAGCAAGGTGA
- a CDS encoding DUF1877 family protein, protein MGIRYYAYAFDADMTARAQADPRSFINDDPLADAWGMPHGAQIAVTNFEQSVPKTDMLYLDKAWSGLQAMTRPSATDRRPRPAYRMFEGQVTMHENGWIPWVRALSPEEVLEIAEDLADLQHTVQDDKRNDRDDRYVLDFLNRAVEFVTGVAASNRGFAYLIG, encoded by the coding sequence ATGGGAATCAGATACTACGCGTACGCCTTTGACGCTGACATGACCGCACGTGCGCAGGCCGACCCGAGGAGTTTCATCAATGACGATCCGCTTGCGGACGCATGGGGCATGCCCCATGGCGCGCAAATCGCGGTGACTAACTTTGAACAATCGGTGCCCAAGACCGACATGCTGTATCTCGACAAAGCATGGTCAGGGTTGCAAGCGATGACGCGCCCCAGCGCGACGGATCGTCGGCCACGACCTGCGTACCGGATGTTCGAAGGGCAGGTCACGATGCACGAAAATGGTTGGATCCCGTGGGTGCGAGCCCTGTCGCCGGAGGAGGTCCTTGAGATCGCCGAGGATCTCGCCGATCTGCAGCACACTGTGCAGGACGATAAGAGAAATGACCGCGACGACCGATACGTGCTCGACTTCCTGAATCGAGCTGTGGAGTTCGTAACGGGTGTGGCTGCGTCTAATCGGGGATTCGCCTACCTGATCGGCTGA
- a CDS encoding FitA-like ribbon-helix-helix domain-containing protein — MASIIVRGLDEWVKEQLAAQAKQHGRSMEAEARDILTQAARRPHIGLALMRAAQQVGGIDDLVVPQRNDTARAVDFE; from the coding sequence ATGGCGTCGATTATCGTCCGTGGACTCGATGAGTGGGTCAAGGAGCAACTCGCGGCGCAGGCGAAACAGCACGGGCGTTCTATGGAGGCTGAGGCTCGTGACATTCTGACCCAGGCCGCACGCAGACCGCACATCGGGCTGGCGCTCATGCGAGCCGCTCAGCAGGTGGGTGGTATCGATGACCTTGTGGTTCCGCAACGCAACGACACCGCACGAGCGGTGGACTTCGAGTGA
- a CDS encoding type II toxin-antitoxin system VapC family toxin — translation MIVLDTNVISEVVRSVPNDRVVAWLEALTSEVAITAVTLAELLAGVGRLPDGRRKAELSARIAAAIEPFRGTRSILAFDDTAAAYYADVLLAREAAGRPISTADAQIAAICLAHDATCATRDVRDFSHTEVDLLDPWSD, via the coding sequence GTGATAGTTCTCGACACGAATGTCATTTCGGAGGTTGTCCGTTCGGTCCCGAATGATCGTGTTGTCGCGTGGCTTGAAGCGCTCACCAGTGAGGTCGCGATCACTGCGGTGACGCTCGCTGAGCTGCTGGCGGGCGTGGGCCGGCTCCCTGATGGCCGGCGAAAGGCCGAGTTGTCCGCTCGCATTGCAGCCGCAATCGAGCCCTTTCGCGGTACCCGTTCAATTCTGGCCTTCGACGACACGGCAGCTGCTTACTACGCTGATGTCCTCCTCGCACGAGAGGCGGCCGGGCGTCCGATCAGTACAGCTGACGCGCAGATCGCTGCGATCTGCCTCGCGCACGACGCGACTTGCGCGACTCGAGACGTCAGAGATTTCTCGCATACCGAGGTCGACCTGCTCGATCCGTGGTCTGACTGA
- a CDS encoding DapH/DapD/GlmU-related protein translates to MAEIHGLDALLIALNAGETIPGGSPHHAAMRATSQESLRITAELNGRYHSPDEVRSLMSELTGRKVPESFQLFPPFSADFGKNIRFGEDVFVNSGCRFQDQGGIDIGDGSLIGHNAVITTLNHDMAPSRRADMHPARVVIGRGVWFGANVTVLPGVTIGDGAVVGAGAVVTKDVPARAIVVGVPAKQVGTVSDG, encoded by the coding sequence ATGGCTGAAATTCATGGACTCGATGCCCTTCTGATAGCCCTGAACGCCGGGGAGACGATCCCCGGAGGTTCGCCGCACCACGCGGCTATGCGCGCCACGAGCCAGGAGTCGCTGCGCATCACGGCTGAGCTCAACGGGCGCTACCACTCTCCCGATGAGGTGCGGTCCCTGATGAGCGAGCTGACCGGGCGCAAAGTCCCCGAGTCGTTCCAGCTCTTCCCACCTTTCAGCGCCGATTTCGGCAAGAATATCCGTTTCGGTGAAGATGTGTTCGTCAACAGTGGCTGCCGGTTCCAGGACCAGGGTGGTATCGATATCGGCGATGGCTCCCTCATCGGTCACAACGCCGTCATCACGACGCTGAACCACGACATGGCGCCGAGCCGACGGGCTGACATGCACCCGGCACGTGTCGTGATCGGCCGGGGCGTGTGGTTCGGGGCCAACGTGACGGTGCTGCCGGGTGTGACGATCGGCGACGGAGCCGTAGTGGGCGCAGGAGCTGTCGTCACCAAGGACGTGCCCGCGCGGGCAATCGTCGTTGGCGTGCCTGCGAAGCAGGTTGGCACGGTGTCAGACGGATAA
- a CDS encoding VOC family protein, giving the protein MQLAATRIITDDVDALVAFYETVTGITVERLHPLFAELRTPSGTLAIASTATVPLLGDNAAEARANRSVTLDFLVDDVDASYTALQDVVDVFINEPTDMPWGNRSLLVRDPDGNLINFFTPISEAARARFANEAQE; this is encoded by the coding sequence ATGCAATTGGCAGCCACCCGCATCATCACCGACGACGTCGACGCGCTCGTCGCGTTCTACGAAACAGTCACCGGAATCACCGTCGAGCGGCTTCACCCGCTGTTCGCCGAGCTTCGCACACCATCCGGCACGCTAGCCATCGCGAGCACTGCCACGGTGCCGTTGCTCGGAGACAATGCCGCCGAGGCTCGCGCGAATCGCAGCGTCACCTTGGACTTCCTCGTCGACGACGTCGACGCGAGCTACACGGCTCTTCAGGATGTCGTCGACGTGTTCATCAATGAGCCGACGGACATGCCCTGGGGCAACCGTTCGCTCCTCGTCAGGGATCCGGATGGCAACCTGATCAACTTCTTCACACCGATCAGCGAAGCAGCCCGGGCCCGATTCGCGAACGAGGCCCAGGAATAG
- a CDS encoding helix-turn-helix transcriptional regulator produces the protein MADTTARALQLLELLQSAQLRTVAELAECLGVDERTVRRDVARLFGLGVPVETLRGRYGGYRLAPGQRVLPLMFSNEEVVAVFLGLARAQAAAREPGIAAQTALSKIKRALPTADAKRIDTLLGVMTRTSQHGGVAPDPAVMLTLAEAVNLRHVLHLRYLSGDGVPSRRTIHPYGLVAHSDRWYLVAFDTDKQEERTFRVDRIRTARSIRGTFAPPQQLDVEGHLLDLFADADYRWKVVLRIRETEDHIRGHLPPSVARLERLDRAADRGREDALPWHRAEIHAENLDWLPSVIAALDCEVVIDRPDELRNRVRAAATRMLHAAGDSAD, from the coding sequence ATGGCCGACACGACCGCGCGAGCGTTGCAGTTGCTTGAGCTGCTGCAGTCCGCGCAGTTGCGCACTGTTGCCGAGCTGGCAGAATGCCTCGGCGTCGACGAGCGGACTGTTCGCAGAGATGTGGCGCGACTGTTCGGTCTGGGAGTGCCCGTCGAGACGCTGCGAGGGCGCTACGGCGGTTATCGGCTCGCGCCCGGCCAGCGCGTCCTCCCGCTCATGTTCAGCAATGAGGAGGTAGTCGCGGTCTTTCTTGGGCTTGCCCGTGCGCAGGCGGCAGCACGCGAACCGGGGATTGCCGCGCAGACCGCCCTGTCCAAGATCAAACGAGCGTTGCCGACTGCTGATGCGAAGCGGATCGACACGCTGCTCGGGGTGATGACACGCACCTCCCAGCACGGGGGAGTCGCTCCCGACCCTGCCGTGATGCTGACCTTGGCGGAGGCCGTGAACCTTCGACACGTCCTCCACCTGCGCTACCTCAGCGGCGACGGTGTCCCGTCGCGGCGCACGATCCACCCGTATGGCCTGGTCGCGCACTCGGACCGGTGGTATCTCGTCGCGTTCGACACGGATAAGCAGGAGGAACGTACGTTCCGGGTAGATCGGATTCGAACGGCTCGGTCGATACGCGGAACCTTCGCGCCGCCGCAGCAACTCGACGTGGAAGGTCACCTCCTCGACCTCTTCGCCGATGCGGACTATCGATGGAAGGTCGTGCTGCGCATTCGAGAGACCGAGGATCACATCCGGGGACATCTGCCGCCCAGTGTGGCTCGACTCGAAAGACTGGACCGCGCGGCCGACCGGGGGCGCGAAGACGCCCTGCCCTGGCATCGCGCCGAGATCCATGCCGAGAACCTCGATTGGCTTCCTTCCGTCATTGCGGCTCTCGACTGCGAGGTGGTGATCGATCGCCCCGACGAACTCCGAAACCGGGTGAGGGCTGCAGCGACGAGGATGCTTCACGCGGCCGGCGACTCAGCTGACTGA
- a CDS encoding LysR family transcriptional regulator, with product MNITLLRRFVAVAEELHFPRAADALNIPLASLYSSIEKLETEIGHPLFTRNGETQLTKVGILFLHEAREEIAATPAPAEKPAANAGGKAKASKGKGRAPIVKGKPKPYKKRQGR from the coding sequence GTGAACATCACCCTGCTTCGACGTTTCGTCGCAGTTGCCGAGGAGTTGCACTTCCCGCGTGCCGCGGACGCCCTCAACATCCCGCTCGCTTCCCTCTACTCATCGATCGAGAAACTCGAAACCGAGATCGGGCACCCGCTCTTCACCCGGAACGGTGAAACCCAACTGACCAAGGTCGGAATTCTTTTTCTTCACGAGGCCAGGGAGGAGATCGCAGCAACGCCCGCTCCCGCCGAGAAACCCGCGGCGAACGCTGGCGGCAAGGCGAAAGCCTCGAAGGGAAAGGGCCGTGCCCCCATCGTGAAGGGGAAGCCAAAGCCGTATAAGAAGCGTCAGGGTCGCTGA
- a CDS encoding alpha/beta fold hydrolase: MKELDLVLNDGRTLHTYDTESVGDLVVFWHHGTPNVGSPPAPLFAAADRLGIRWVSYDRPGYGGSSPHAGRTIASAASDVAAVADALAFERFAVMGHSGGGPHALACAALLPERVLGVVTGAALAPFDAEGLHWFAGMIDSGRAALLAAGEGREAKARFEASGVEYDPEFTAADMAALGGDWGWLGTVAGRGLESGPYGQIDDDIAYVTPWGCNPADIVAPTLLLHGGLDRIVPAAHGDWLARHIPGAELRLSPGDGHISVLTGAVAALEWLAERSRR, translated from the coding sequence ATGAAAGAGCTCGACCTTGTGCTGAATGACGGTCGCACACTGCACACATATGACACCGAGAGTGTCGGCGATCTCGTCGTTTTCTGGCATCACGGCACACCCAATGTTGGCTCTCCGCCCGCGCCGTTGTTCGCCGCCGCCGACCGGCTCGGCATTCGCTGGGTGTCATACGATCGTCCGGGCTATGGCGGATCGAGTCCGCACGCCGGTCGCACCATCGCGTCGGCGGCCTCTGACGTTGCCGCCGTCGCCGATGCGCTCGCTTTCGAGCGCTTCGCGGTCATGGGGCACTCCGGAGGCGGCCCACACGCGCTGGCCTGTGCCGCGCTGCTGCCCGAGCGAGTGCTGGGCGTGGTGACAGGGGCGGCCCTTGCGCCATTCGACGCGGAGGGGCTGCACTGGTTCGCGGGCATGATCGATTCCGGCCGGGCGGCTCTGCTCGCGGCCGGCGAGGGGCGCGAGGCTAAGGCGCGGTTCGAGGCATCCGGTGTGGAATACGACCCGGAGTTCACGGCAGCCGACATGGCAGCACTCGGCGGGGACTGGGGCTGGCTCGGAACGGTGGCAGGCCGCGGCCTGGAGTCGGGACCGTACGGGCAGATTGACGACGACATCGCCTATGTCACACCTTGGGGATGCAACCCGGCCGACATCGTCGCGCCGACGCTGCTGCTGCATGGCGGGCTCGACCGCATCGTGCCCGCCGCACACGGCGATTGGCTCGCCCGTCACATCCCCGGCGCCGAGCTGCGCCTCTCCCCCGGCGACGGCCATATCTCGGTACTCACCGGCGCCGTCGCCGCCCTGGAGTGGCTCGCGGAGCGCTCCCGCCGCTGA